tttttttttttttttttttttttttttttttttttttttttttttttttttttttttttttttttttttttttttttttttttttttttttttttttttttttttttttttttttttttttttttttttttttttttttttttttttttttttttttttaatttttttttttttttttttttttttttttttttttttttttttttttttttttttttttttttttttttttttttttttttttttttttttttttttttttttttttttttttttttttttttttttttttttttttttttttttttttttttttttttttttttttttttttttttttttttttttttttttttttttttttttttttttttttttttttttttttttttttttttttttttttttttttttttttttttttttttttttttttttttttttttttttttttttttttttttttttttttttttttttttttttttttttttttttttttttttttttttttttttttttttttttttttttttttttttttttttttttttttttttttttttttttttttttttttttttttttttttttttttttttttttttttttttttttttttttttttttttttttttttttttattttttttttttttttttttttttttttttttttttttttttttttttttttttttttttttttttttttttttttttttttttttttttttttttttttttttttatttttttttaattttttttttttttttttaggttttttttaaaaaaaaaaaaaaaaaaaaaaaaaaaaataaaaattattttttttttttttttttttttttttttttttttttttttttttttttttttttttttttttttgttttttgttttttggttgggggggtttttttttttttttttttttttttttttttttttttttttttttttttttttttatttttttttttttttttttttttttttttttttttttttttttttttttttttttttttttttttttttttttttttttttttttttttttttttttttttttttttttttttttttttttttttttttttttttttttttttttttttttttttttttttttttttttttttttttttttttttttttttttttttttttttttttttttttttttttttttgtttggttttttttttttgttgttttatttttttttttttttttttttttttttttttggggggggggtttttttttttttttttttttttttttgggggggggggggggtttttttttttttttttttttttttttttttatttgggggttttttttgGTGTGGGTATACttttctataattttttttttttaaaggggttttttttttggggaaaaaaaatgtattatttTAATATCCCCTGAAAACTGAGAGTGTATAGAGTGACGTAGTGACGCAAtggaattgaaattgaacggaTCACAAGTCGTAgaagaaattgttttcttcattttatttttactgaaACCAATGGTTGTAGATAGTTTAACGCCAcatcaaatgaaaaacgaaaatattgAAGCGGAAAGGGCTAAGAAATAGAagaacgaacaaaaaaaaaattcaaattttcaattttttctaaaGCAAAAACCGAAGGAGTGATGTGAATCGTATACAACGAAGATCAGTAAAGTAAAGAATTCGGAAAATAAGCCGTCATTTTCAAATCTCGAATTGaaggaaataaaattgaaagcgcgtcaaatttgaatttctttaaGAAATTATGCGTATAGTGGGGAGTAATAGATAAGTCGGCGATGGGAGTTTGTGTTTCTTGTCCTTTcgtcttattattttttttcgagtgtgtgtttttttttttttctttttaattggCAGTAAaggtgtgtgtgtctgtgtgtgtttgcAACGTGGCGTTCTCCTTACTACTGGCGCGTTCAAGGCTTAGGCCCGTAAACAGCGTCGATCGGCTTGTTTCTAATGTGAGAACAGGAATCAAACAGgggaaaagaagggaaaaaagaaagagagagacaaCACGTCACTCTTTGAGTATTTCTTTTCGTCATATCAATTTCGACGAAATTACATGCTATAACAACCAAATCGAAAAAACACTaacaagatttttttcttttttaaaaacaagaagTGGTGTAAGGAAcgcccttttgtttttcattagcCCCCGACCTGATTATAAATTTCATTCTGTTCTTAAAGATTCTTCGAATTTAACAAGATTTAAATTTAATGTTTGGCGAATGAATTGGTTTGCCCATCGGATTggatttgtttttaaatcagCCCCGACAAAAATGTATATGAATGCTggggggataaaaaaaaaagctaaaaatttgaatgaagCGCGCGATTGGCGTTACTTTCGCAAGTCAACCGttaacaaaccaaaaaaataaatgaaaacaaatgccACGAATTAATAAATAATCGTAATAATTAAGAATTGGCTtctgcttattttttttttgtttgttgaaatGTACACACAGGATTTGAGCTAAACGGTTAAAGAAGACGATTGTCCATGTGTAACTTAGGCTACGCTTTGATATGTACGTATATAAAAATTGTTATATAATCCaccatagaaaaaaaaaaaaaagagaaatgaaatgTCAGGACTTACGAGACGGACTGAGTGTTGCCCAGATGTTCGCCGACGTCCATGCTCAAAGCTCCGGCACCACCACCGAATCCGTATCCCTTAGGTCCGTACTTGCGTGCGTGACAAACCTTACAGAAGAGCTCGTTCTCGTGAGTGTTGGCGTTGGTCGAGTCCAACATCTTGTTGCACAGGCCTGGCAtttgaaaaaggcaaaaacataaaattggATTTCGAATACAGATTGGATTACATCGCATGTATAATTACCGCATTTGAAGCACTGCTTGTGCCATTTCATACCACCGGCTACACGCTCTTCAGCGGCGTACACGGACTTGGAGCACTTGGGGCACTTGGCGATATCGACTGGGACGAAAGGCATCTTGAAGTGCTAAAGGTTCTGTCCCCCCCATTTCAAATGAAGTGACCAATTAGTATCGTTTCAGCTGTGTAAAGTTCCTAATAAACACCGTAATATCCCGACGGATCGCTACAGTCGGAAAATACGacgccatttttaaaaaggatgCGCCAACGTTTCAGAGAAAAGTATCAAGTATAGCAGGGAGGTCCATATAAGGACCTCATTGGAACGCCCCCGTCCCTGTGTTGTATATATCTTTGGTTTACATGTGTCGAGACCGTGCTGGGGTCTGACTCGTTTTTGTGTTTAAAATTAGATCCAAAATATAACGGACAAACGGCAGCGGGGGATCGTCTGGGTAATAGAGATGCTCCTTCGGATGTTAGATACggccaacacacacacacacacgtcgCTGCCCACCTTAAACAATAACAATGGCCAAATCCTTTCCTAAAAGGATTTTCAAGAGAAATCATCATCGAGCCAAAATGCCAAACGTCATGCCCAATCCGACAGGAATGTTTTTCCTTATAACATTTGGCGTGAACGTTAGGAAATGAACGACAAGCCAAACAGAATGTCGTTTTGCAATTCCCTGCCAATAACTTTGACGTGAGAAAAAAGCTTGTACCGAATCTGCATGCAATGGCTTTTATCCCAAAATACTTGAGACGTATATACTAAAATCGACTAAAATTACAGTATGGAATTAAAAGATAACGCTGCTCCATGTAATCAATATGCTGTAAGTAACATGTACCGCACTTCAATCACACTCACGCACTCATATATACTCTAATCATATGTTTATCATTGCACTCACtgtttcaatattttcaattAAACTCCTTCGTCTTCACACTCCACTCCGATCGACACCAATTGACTGAGTGGATATAGGTCACCATAACCCGTGACCCTATATCCCTTCTCTCATCATCATCTCAAGCACGGCCGCTCCAGCTTAAAGCACCGTACAATTCCAAACTCACATCTTGGAATTGCTCTTCAAAACATCTGCTATACAAGCAACAAGTAATGCAACAAGCCGAGGACAGTCTACAATAGTCACCAGAGTCCAAACCTCTTTTTGCTGTATGGTTTGTCTCTCCAATACATCATTATACATAGTGGCAGAACCTCAGcgttcttctttcctctttgCATTTCAACCATTACACTCGCAACAGTTCtaacagaaagagaaaaacgatgTTTCTTACCGGTTGAACGGGACTTTGAAAGAAACGTGAAAGAGACTGAAGTAGTAATACGTGTGTTAGGTCACAAATTCGGCAACCAACTAGCGTCGAAACAGGTTAAGACACTGGGGTTTCTTTATCCCTGCTGGTGCGGCGGCGATGCTGGGACGAACGGTTCTGCTTTAGCTGAGAGCTTTAAGTGAGGACTAGGCACGGTCCCACCCCGTGTAATATAGGGTGGAGGGACGTGCGGGGGTCAAgttcacaaaaagaaaaacgaaaacaaatcatAGGACACGTTACGGCACCCAAAAACTGTTGGCGGAGGAAGAAGACGGGCACCGGTGAGTCGACCGTGTGCGTAAGGCTATCCAATCGTCTTCGAGATTCCACGTACATCGGACCTCCCTTTTGcggccttttcttttttcttctaaatcgCTTGCCCCTTTGCTTTTCCGGCGCGAATTTTTACTGCTTTTCTCTTGACCACGCCCTTTTCCCTCTTTGGCTAGGGATGGTACTAGTACCCCCACCCCCCTCACAAACTTCTAAGATTTAATTATAGAACGATGCGCTCAATAGCTATTTTTCACTCGGCGCCGACAGCGCATCGCTAGCAGCGGCGCGTGCGATAGAACGTTTGACGCTTTCAACCCCACTCAGTCCCGCGGCCTAGTTCGCAGCCCCCTCTCAGAGAAACGGGAATCATGTcatcgtttttatttattttttttttttctccaacgatggccacagattttttgaaaatctcTAAGGGAGGTGTTGGCATTAAAGGTATAGTTTAACAGACATGGCGGCACGAATTCGTCACGCTCTAGTCAGACCAGCTGTCGGAGAAAaaaagcttaatcatttccctttttttttttttttaaagcagttATACAATTGGGTATGCTACATATAGCCACCAACGTGGTTCGTGTTGTTattggtttcatttttttttgtttctctcttaaaGGTTATACCATGTGCTATATGCAGAACAACAAATGATATTTCGTATATTTCTAAGTTTAGTCGTGAATCATCAGACGTGTATTACAACGAAGCCGCAGTGAACGATCTACTGCAACGGCACACAACATCTCTCAGCGACATTTTTTGAGTGAAAAGACTTTTGCAAGCAAAAGGGCGAGGAATGTGACCTCGCGATGAACGGAGGGCACGGTGACAGCCGAcaatcttttcttcttctcattTATCTctgcttttttcttcttctacggTAACACATGTGTTCTTGCCTACTCCACCCCTCTTCAAGTCTCAGAAATAGACCCGGGCTTTGaagtatagaaaaaaaaaagtcaaacacgtagcaaaaaaataagaacatTTTAATTATTCGGATAGCggcaggcaaaaaaaaaaattaaatgtccCGTTATGGGATTTCTATCGTGATCGATGGCGTAAGAAAACACCGGGAAGGACAAATGTTCCCGTCCTTCGGTGACAATTTGCGTGATGATTTGTCACTTTGAGGACACTAAACAATGATTTGAAAGGATCTCCTTTTCGTGTGTTTTTAGTTATTCCGTTTCCACCCGACAGCTCTTTCAATGACCAAATATAGGGCCAATGAGACTGTCCCTCCACCGGCGGAAGCATTCCAGACACGTCTTGAGATTGTGGGTGTGACCTGAAAGCAGTGTGGAACGAGaagcatttcttttctagCTTCACCGGTGACGAAACGGACCGAGTGTCGCGCACAAAAAAGGCGCCCTGTGTGCCAGCTGGAAGTGTGCGAACGATGAGCCGACCTCAAAAGGGTCAGCCGCCATTTAGCTAATGAGCTGTCTGATTTTCTTGGCCCTTAAATTTGATCTGAGCTCCTTTGAAGATTTttggaagaaaataaaagagagatGATACTCTTACATGTTGCTGGTTAGCAACCATGCAGAGATCCCTTTAATTCCAGAAGCGTATAGCTCCGCCTTCATCGGTCCCAAGTAGGTGCTGAACAGAGATGCAAACGTTGTTCCAGGATAAGGTAAAGCGTAGATATTGGGTCTTCATTCTcctcgtttgttttttaaaacccgAAAATAGATGAAGGCATTTGCTGTTCACAATCTCATTCCAGTAACGATTACGCATCTTGTTTGTACCTTTAGCCAagacgagaaaaacaaaaaaacaatgtgGGGATGGCTCATCGAAAGGGTAAACTTAGTTGTAACAAGACTCATCGCATAGGTGTCTCAACAATCTTCGAGCTTCAAATGAATCACACAATACGCAAAGGATCGGGCAGCAAGTTAAGAGAGCCCCGTCGTGCATGTACGTTTGTGTTTGTCTTTAGAAGTTGTTGGGACGATCGACACCCACTGCCTCCGCATCACCGACACAAATAGAGCCGTGAGTCAGTCGAGGTAAAAAGAGCTCTAAGTTTAGCGCGGCCGTGCTCCACATTCCCGCTCCTGACGCCTGGTCGTTTATAtagagaaaacgaaataaataaaattacaacaaaaataaagggggAAATTGGTCACGTTCagtaggttttttttttttttctttctcctcctTGTGTGGATGGCCACtttgaaaaagagaagatggatttcattttctttttgttattgcTGCGCCATGTTGCTGTGCTCATTCGGACGGCAATTGTTTACCTTTAAATGTTGTTACTATCAGAGTGTTGTATGTATAGGTTTCGTGGAAATGTTTTTTAGTCGGGGAGGAGTTCACCACTTTCGAGTGAGTTCTGGAAAGACCAaaagttttttcctttatttattttttttttttggttgccCCTTCTAGTTCGAGGTGTGCAGTTGATGGTGGAGAGGCAAGGAGcttgttttaaaattaaactCGCCGGGTTCGTGTTATCTAAAAATACACCACCCTTTTtagtttcatttcatttttattgacTAGAGCGAAAAGCTAAGCGACCATTCGCAGTAGCAACACGATATTAGAGGGCTCTTTATGTCATTGGCAAATCAATATGCGGCTTTTGATTCGTGTGGTCCTCTAACACCTCTAGTGGACTGGTTGTCTCGGGTCCCCCGTTGGACCGTCTAGATCACAACTGTCTAACAACTGGAAGATTCTCAAGGACGTTCAGCGACTTGGCAAATGTCCTGACGGCCCGTGacctgtttcttttttgttctgttaTTTTCTACGTAATGCCAAAATCATCCATAACTCAAGAGTGTTGTTGTTGCAATATTACCTGGGCCAAAACACAAATTATCACGTGATGGGGCTTCGATTCGTCGATTCGTAAGAAACTGTAAAGTCTATGTATAGTCGGAATCTCCATGCATTAAGGTATAAAGACATTGTTTTGACTGAATTTTTAGAATGATCGGATCACATAATCGCTATATTACGTTAATATTCGTCGCTGTTGGATTCTTCGTTGTCGGAACTCGAATGGTTCGATCTCGCTGGTGCTGGGGCCTTGGCAGCATCGGTTCTGGCGCTATTAAGCAACGACGGATCGTAGCCCTCTGCACGCATTTTCTGCTCGACGGCCATTAAGGGAACACCGAAGGAAAGCATTTTTACAAATCGAAGGATTTCGGGATTAGAAGAAGGTGCAACCGCCGTCTGGTGGACATCGGAAACATTTTCATGAACAGCTGACGAGACAGGTGGTGGAATAGGAATGATGACGGTCGACGGTGTAGAAGATGGCGTATATATGTTTGTAGTAGGCGCCAGTGGCGGTAGAGACGGGACTGCAGTGGATTCCAGCGACGGAATTGAAGCCAGCTAATTGATATTTTACAAAtgagaaagaacaaaaataatcaTTGTTGGCTCTGCTGGATTGATATGGTGACGCTGGCTACACAGATTTGATTGTAAGAGGTATTATTTTAATCATATCTGTGAATTAGCAACGTAGGTAATAGTTTTAACAAATTTTCCGAATTcgaaaaaaatctttttgattttacaaaaatttcttattttagatggcACAGAGTAAATTAGAAAACCAGAAATGATGTGATAAGATGAACGAAACTCACCTTTGCTTCCAGAATGGCTAGTGTTGCTTCAACATCTTGTAATCGAAAGTCGAGATCCAACAATTTTGTATCACATATAACGGCAAATTTGTTCAGTAGCTGGACCGAATTGGAAACAAAGTGATTGAAATAACTCAAAATTCTTTTCGTTTCGATAGGCGGAACCTATCCAAAGATACGAAAGTTATAACATCATCAGTTTAAAACAATAGTTTAACAAACCGAAGAGAATTCGACACTTGGTCCGAAAAACGGCAATCCTTTGCTTTCCATCCCCTTTCGAAATCTACTTGTTTTCTTTAGTTAATAAAGAGGTTAAATGACTAGCTGATCACATGGAAATATgtttaattgttttgtttttatctgaCATTAGCAGTCGACGGAACACGGAAAACAGGGTTTCAAGTTGGTGCGCAAAAGGGAGCGAGTTGGCAATGCTGATTTCTCATCCAAATAGTTCTCCTTCATTTTAGTGTCTTTCTCATTCTACGTCTAGTACGCCGTTCCTCGTCGAAAATGGTTCGTCTCTTCTATTTAATATCCTAAAACATCGCTTGATATATAGAAATTTAAAGAGTTTCTTTAGTTTCTCTATGtatattaaaatttaattgtgcctgaacattttgtttgattaCTCTGTTTTGCtggtactattttttttaccgtctGTCATTGCAGCATCTTGAAATGTGATTGTTGATCCAAATGTGATTTAGAATAATGGCTACTTTTCGAGAGTTTCGTTATTGGCAGTTATTTAGTAGACATGTTGGTAATCAAAACCTGCCAGATATCTTCGTCATTGTGTacatttcttgaaattttgagCACCGGTTCCTAACATGTTGATTGTCGTTTTAGGTGAACGTACCAAAGAGTCGTCGCACCTACTGCAAGAAATGCAAGACCCACAAGGTCCACAAAGTAACGCAATACAAAAAATCCAAGGAGCGTAGTGCCGCCCAGGGTCGTCGTCGTTAcgacagaaaacaaaaaggttaTGGTGGTCAAACCAAACCTATTTTCAGGAAGAAGGTACAAGAATTCAATGTGTTTTGGTAAATCATGTACTTAATGCTTGCATTGAAATATTCAGGCCAAGACTACCAAAAAGATTGTGTTGAGGATGGAGTGCTCAGAATGCAAAGTCCGCAAGCAGATCCCCCTCAAGCGTTGCAAGCACTTTGAACTTGGAGGTGACAAGAAGAGGAAGGGACAGATGATTCAGTTCTAGACTGTATGTCATCACCTTGTGCTGGCCAATACAACATCTTTGGCGCCTATAGTCTGTTCACTAGTTATATATTCTGAAAGTACCTGACAAATCCAGGGTGATGCATTTCTGGTGTCTTGGGCTTTCCGGTAGATAAGCTTAACACATTCAATTGCTAGATGTGATATTGGATCAGCCTTATCGAATTTAGTATTTTTCTGGGCCAAAGTGTTGAGGGACGGTAAAATACCGATTTTCAATTGGGTAACTATCTTTAAAGCTTGCCCCGAAGCAGTTGGCCACCTATGGGTAGTGATAATAACTTGATGCTAGAAGAGGCTTTAGGTATCTAGGCGAACATGCATCCACCGTCCAAAAGCGATAAGGAAAACTCTTCGTCATTGGTTGACGCGTTCGCGGTGTACATGTCGAAGAGAAAATGGAGATTGTAGTAGAAAGACGAGAGTGAGAACACGAATAGACAAGAGTAAAGCGTTCTTGGCGACCACTGCAATGTGTGTGACCGAATTTCCGGTTATGTATGAGGCAGAAAAAAGACTGCAACGGCCAACAGCGAAACAAACAATTAAAGAGGTAGTAAgaaaagttaaagaaaaatcggttttTCAAGCCGTTTCcaaattttgaaatgtttgtttttctggGTAAGAGGTTTTGATCGGCAAACAATCGCCCGAATTCTACGGTTTGAGAGCCCAGACGGATAAATGACGTTAACGCTATTATCTTCAGTTGGAAGAACGTCAACTCGCCGGCAGTTGGGAGACGAGACGTTGAGATGAgcctttctttgtttttcaggTTCGCGCGGATTCTCAATCCGCCCGGTTTGCCTAGACAGCACACGGATATATAAAAACCATTGTAAAATATGGCCGGCAAGAGCAATAGGGGGTTATAAAGAAATCGCGGATGGTGCAACCGACTTCTTCAAACGGTGACGTGCATCTTggtgttttatttttacattttgttttcaaaccaAATTGGTACGCTATTTCAAATCGAGGGCTTTGTATCATTCGGATTTTTTTCTCCAGTGAGAAAGTTCAGTTGAAACCCCAAGTACTAACACGCCACGCCAAAAGAACCGGCTTTTTCTTGCTATGCTTGAGGGGATATTCGACTGGCTTGGGCTTTGACCACCCCACGCTTCACTCAATGTGTGTACCGGTATACGTATATACCAGATATAAATTttaatacactgtaatacctgAAGCACTAGGAATGGTGGATGGGAAAAGAAAGGGAACAGGGAGAAACGGTCTCTAAGCAGAGCCATCTGGGAAGCAGCGTGGCTGCGCCATAATATCGACACGGGGCTCTCTTTTCCGACCCGAGCATTTTAGGTAGTACCAACATTTTTACTTCTCCCTGCACTCTCTTTATGCCTTATGCCTAATGAAAGAGAAATGGGCGGAGCCTCAGCTGGAGCGCTAGTATACACAGGGTCCTGTGATTCGATCTAGACGCTACGGCAATGCAAAAGGGACGCGCGCTTTGCCAGCGAAAAACCCGAGGCGAAGGACAACCCCCGCTAGAGGCCGATACAAGGCGATGCAAGTCACCGACGATCAGCGGCCCTACCAGTGTGCTCTACACCGTCCCGTATATAACACCTCGAATCAGAACTCTTGCGAACGCGccaaatttccttttttaaggCACATCTCTACCTTCTCCCGTTTCATTTATCTTTTTTAACGGTCTCTTGTAAATCAAACAAGTCGAGACACCTCGATTCGT
This genomic stretch from Daphnia magna isolate NIES linkage group LG10, ASM2063170v1.1, whole genome shotgun sequence harbors:
- the LOC116932218 gene encoding 60S ribosomal protein L44; its protein translation is MVNVPKSRRTYCKKCKTHKVHKVTQYKKSKERSAAQGRRRYDRKQKGYGGQTKPIFRKKAKTTKKIVLRMECSECKVRKQIPLKRCKHFELGGDKKRKGQMIQF